From Arthrobacter sp. FW306-2-2C-D06B, a single genomic window includes:
- a CDS encoding purine-cytosine permease family protein, with the protein MTDDSKTTQVLELPTAGRSPEGLAVVEPSETLGAGSRTTGNADAMSAAKESLEDYTLRFAPRSYRKWGAGVVATSALGGIAYLADFSIGANIGISYGTVNAIFGIVVAAVVIFATGFPLAYYAARYNIDLDLITRGSGFGYYGSVVTNVIFATFTFIFFALEGSIMAQGLELGLGIPQWLGYAASTLIVIPLVIYGMKALSKLQVWTTPLWLLLMVVPVGYLVISHPDSIGKFFAFTGKSGAEGTNLASVMLAAGVCLSLMAQIAEQIDYLRFMPPKTAENRAAWWRAVILAGPGWVIFGAIKQIVGMFIAIYLIATLDPAASAHANEPVHQFLGVYQEMMPAWLAMTLAVVLVVISQIKINVTNAYSGSLAWTNSFTRITKSYPGRMVFVVVNLVIALVLMEANMFEFLNTILGFYANCAMAWVVTVASDIAINKYLLKISPKVPEFRRGMLYAVNPVGFISMLVSATVSIAVFFGAFGSAVQPYSPIFAVGLALVLPPALAVLTRGKYYLRRSDDGIELPMFDADGNPSDAKLLCHVTGLEFERPDMVRSAQDGPDGEPQFISSLALSTDKSGELVLPAQR; encoded by the coding sequence ATGACTGACGATTCGAAGACAACGCAAGTGCTTGAACTCCCGACGGCGGGCCGCTCACCGGAGGGGCTCGCCGTCGTCGAACCTTCCGAAACGCTAGGCGCCGGGAGCCGCACGACAGGCAATGCCGATGCGATGAGTGCAGCGAAGGAGAGCCTGGAGGACTACACCCTCCGGTTCGCACCACGGTCCTACCGTAAGTGGGGTGCGGGCGTGGTCGCGACGAGTGCGCTCGGTGGAATCGCCTATTTGGCTGATTTCTCCATCGGCGCGAATATCGGTATTTCTTACGGCACCGTGAACGCGATTTTTGGAATTGTGGTGGCGGCTGTGGTCATTTTCGCCACCGGATTTCCCTTGGCATACTACGCGGCGCGCTACAACATCGACCTTGATCTCATCACCAGGGGCTCCGGATTCGGCTATTACGGCTCGGTTGTCACCAACGTTATTTTCGCGACCTTCACGTTCATCTTCTTCGCGCTCGAGGGCTCCATCATGGCGCAAGGGCTGGAACTTGGGTTGGGGATTCCGCAGTGGCTCGGTTATGCGGCGTCCACGCTTATTGTCATTCCCTTGGTGATTTACGGGATGAAGGCCCTGTCCAAGCTGCAGGTGTGGACCACCCCGTTGTGGCTCCTGCTCATGGTGGTTCCCGTGGGGTATTTGGTGATTTCGCACCCGGACAGCATCGGGAAATTCTTCGCGTTCACGGGCAAATCCGGCGCTGAAGGCACCAACCTGGCCTCCGTGATGCTGGCCGCCGGTGTCTGCCTGTCACTCATGGCGCAGATCGCGGAACAGATTGACTACTTGCGCTTCATGCCGCCCAAGACCGCCGAGAATAGGGCCGCGTGGTGGCGAGCCGTGATCCTGGCCGGGCCGGGCTGGGTGATCTTCGGCGCGATCAAGCAGATCGTGGGCATGTTCATTGCCATCTACCTGATCGCGACGCTGGATCCAGCCGCCTCCGCGCATGCCAACGAGCCGGTGCACCAATTCCTTGGCGTGTACCAGGAAATGATGCCGGCGTGGTTGGCGATGACTTTGGCCGTGGTGCTCGTGGTCATTTCGCAAATCAAGATCAACGTGACCAACGCTTACTCCGGCTCGCTCGCGTGGACAAACAGTTTCACCCGCATCACCAAGAGCTACCCGGGGCGCATGGTGTTTGTGGTGGTCAACCTGGTGATCGCGCTGGTGCTGATGGAAGCCAACATGTTCGAATTCCTCAATACCATCCTTGGTTTCTACGCGAATTGCGCCATGGCGTGGGTGGTTACGGTGGCGTCCGATATCGCCATCAACAAATACTTGCTCAAGATTTCGCCGAAGGTTCCCGAGTTCCGCCGCGGCATGCTTTATGCCGTCAACCCGGTCGGTTTTATCTCGATGCTGGTGTCGGCCACTGTGTCGATTGCCGTATTCTTCGGTGCTTTCGGTTCGGCTGTCCAGCCATACTCGCCGATTTTCGCCGTCGGGCTGGCGCTTGTGCTGCCGCCGGCATTGGCTGTGTTGACCCGCGGAAAGTATTACCTGCGCCGCTCCGACGACGGAATCGAGCTGCCCATGTTCGACGCCGACGGCAACCCGAGCGACGCCAAGCTTTTGTGCCACGTGACGGGCCTGGAGTTCGAGCGTCCGGACATGGTCCGGTCCGCCCAGGACGGGCCCGACGGCGAGCCTCAGTTCATCTCTTCGCTCGCTTTGTCGACGGACAAGTCGGGGGAGTTGGTCCTGCCGGCTCAAAGGTAG
- a CDS encoding response regulator transcription factor: MTELRVGLVIEDDHDIRELVRVVLSQAGFEVHMATSGAAGIRAARDLRPHVITLDLGLPDIDGFEVARQVRNFSDAYIVMLTAKADELDTLLGLESGADDYLTKPFRPRELRARVAAMMRRPRSGSRASHPADAPPSQRIFRHNGLVFSYATRTVSIDGQDVRLTPTEFDLLYSLLEAGRTVLSKADLVRRLRNEPYDAGIYTSGADERSVEVHIGNLRRKLGDDAQNPRWLQTVRGVGYRLAPART, from the coding sequence ATGACTGAATTACGGGTTGGGCTTGTCATAGAAGACGATCACGACATCCGGGAATTGGTCCGCGTTGTCCTCAGCCAAGCCGGATTCGAAGTCCATATGGCAACGAGCGGGGCTGCCGGTATCCGGGCGGCGCGAGATTTGAGGCCCCATGTCATCACCTTGGACCTGGGCTTGCCGGACATTGATGGCTTCGAGGTAGCGCGCCAGGTCCGGAATTTTTCCGACGCATATATCGTCATGCTGACGGCCAAGGCCGACGAGCTGGACACCCTCCTGGGCCTGGAATCCGGCGCCGACGACTATCTGACCAAGCCATTCCGGCCTCGCGAGCTTCGCGCCAGGGTTGCCGCCATGATGCGACGCCCACGCTCAGGATCCAGGGCAAGCCATCCAGCAGACGCTCCGCCTTCCCAGCGGATTTTCCGGCACAACGGGTTGGTGTTCAGTTACGCGACGCGGACCGTGTCCATTGACGGCCAGGACGTACGGCTGACCCCCACGGAGTTCGACCTTCTGTACTCGCTGCTTGAGGCGGGCCGCACGGTCTTGAGCAAAGCGGACCTTGTGCGTCGCCTCCGGAACGAACCGTACGACGCCGGGATCTACACGAGCGGCGCCGACGAACGGTCCGTCGAGGTCCACATTGGCAATCTCCGCCGCAAGCTCGGCGACGACGCGCAGAACCCGCGCTGGCTGCAAACAGTCCGCGGGGTTGGCTATCGGCTGGCGCCCGCAAGAACATGA
- the bioB gene encoding biotin synthase BioB, with protein MTTQPNPRRTSTYPILETAREQVLAKGEGLSESQLLEILELPDEAIPEALQLAHEVRIEHCGEDVEVEGIISIKTGGCPEDCHFCSQSGLFDSPVRGVWLDIPELVKAAKETAATGATEFCIVAAVRGPDIKLMNQIKFAIDRINAEVDINIACSLGMLTQRQVDQLAEWGVHRYNHNLETARSYFPEVVTTHSYEERLDTCNMVKAAGMELCCGALIGMGETTAQRAELASQLAALEPHEVPMNFLNPRPGTPLENQGIMDGKDALRAIAAFRLAMPRTVLRYAGGRELTLGDLGTREGLMGGINAVIVGNYLTTLGRPADADLNLLVELNMPIKELQKSL; from the coding sequence ATGACCACCCAACCAAACCCAAGGCGTACGTCCACTTATCCGATTCTGGAAACAGCCCGCGAGCAAGTCCTTGCCAAAGGCGAGGGCCTTAGCGAATCCCAGCTGCTCGAGATCCTGGAGCTTCCGGACGAGGCCATCCCGGAAGCCCTGCAGCTTGCCCACGAAGTCCGCATAGAGCACTGCGGCGAGGACGTGGAAGTAGAGGGAATCATCTCCATCAAGACCGGAGGATGCCCTGAGGACTGCCATTTCTGCAGCCAATCGGGCCTGTTCGACAGCCCGGTCCGAGGCGTCTGGCTCGACATTCCCGAGCTCGTGAAGGCCGCCAAGGAAACCGCTGCTACCGGGGCCACGGAGTTCTGCATTGTCGCTGCCGTCCGCGGCCCGGACATCAAGCTCATGAACCAGATCAAGTTCGCGATCGATCGCATCAACGCGGAAGTGGACATCAACATCGCCTGTTCCTTGGGCATGCTTACCCAGCGCCAAGTGGACCAACTCGCCGAGTGGGGCGTCCACCGCTACAACCACAACCTCGAAACCGCGCGCAGCTACTTCCCCGAAGTCGTCACCACCCACAGCTACGAGGAACGCCTCGACACCTGCAACATGGTCAAGGCAGCAGGTATGGAACTTTGCTGCGGAGCCCTGATCGGCATGGGCGAAACCACGGCCCAGCGAGCCGAACTCGCCAGCCAGCTCGCAGCCCTCGAACCGCACGAAGTCCCGATGAATTTCCTCAATCCGCGCCCCGGAACTCCTCTCGAAAACCAGGGAATCATGGACGGCAAGGACGCCCTCCGCGCAATCGCGGCGTTCCGCCTGGCCATGCCCAGGACCGTGCTGCGTTACGCAGGCGGGCGCGAACTCACCCTGGGCGACCTCGGCACGCGCGAAGGCCTCATGGGCGGCATCAACGCGGTCATCGTCGGCAATTACCTCACCACCCTGGGCCGTCCCGCCGACGCGGACCTCAACCTCCTCGTCGAGCTGAACATGCCCATCAAGGAACTCCAGAAGTCGCTGTGA
- a CDS encoding DUF6318 family protein, with protein sequence MTPRTSVSARFFMIASLAGALTLTACGNTPEPQAGQSASSTGSASATATPTPTPAYKPADAKGKAENVPIPVLPEAAKANSKEGVEAFAKYWFQALSYAYETGDMAVWSAMTSAECVFCNRIKQGLESAYVKGRWVVGGKMTTPSVEANFKSEALSQQVTIQTIQSQIDYYDADGSVGQPSTPPSNSASGMIAAFESGSWKVKDLGLLR encoded by the coding sequence ATGACTCCACGCACTTCGGTTTCTGCTCGATTTTTCATGATTGCCAGCCTTGCAGGGGCGTTGACGCTGACCGCCTGCGGGAACACTCCCGAGCCGCAGGCCGGACAATCTGCGTCATCTACGGGTTCCGCAAGTGCAACCGCTACGCCCACTCCGACCCCTGCTTACAAACCCGCGGACGCCAAGGGCAAGGCCGAGAACGTGCCCATTCCGGTGCTGCCGGAGGCCGCGAAGGCGAATAGCAAAGAAGGCGTGGAGGCGTTTGCTAAGTACTGGTTCCAGGCACTTTCGTATGCGTATGAGACTGGAGACATGGCCGTTTGGTCAGCCATGACATCTGCGGAATGCGTCTTCTGTAATCGAATCAAACAGGGTCTCGAGTCCGCATACGTAAAGGGACGATGGGTTGTCGGTGGCAAGATGACAACTCCGTCGGTTGAGGCAAACTTCAAATCCGAGGCGCTTTCTCAGCAAGTGACGATTCAGACGATCCAAAGCCAGATTGACTACTACGATGCGGACGGAAGCGTGGGGCAGCCGTCAACCCCGCCATCGAACAGCGCATCAGGCATGATTGCTGCTTTCGAGTCAGGTTCTTGGAAGGTCAAAGACCTCGG
- the bsaP gene encoding biotin synthase auxiliary protein BsaP — translation MSSKVTDTYCGLCGERPTSDAHQGCQQRLAMEPPRYCAQCRRRMKVQVTPLGWTAECSRHGRVTP, via the coding sequence GTGAGCAGCAAGGTCACGGATACTTACTGCGGTCTGTGCGGTGAGCGCCCGACGTCGGACGCTCACCAGGGCTGCCAGCAGCGCCTCGCGATGGAGCCTCCCCGCTACTGCGCCCAATGCCGTCGCCGCATGAAAGTCCAGGTCACGCCGCTCGGCTGGACCGCCGAATGCTCGCGCCACGGCCGGGTCACGCCATGA
- a CDS encoding sensor histidine kinase — protein MKRPFEWDAKSGRVMFFQHAFHEYSLKDRVALSQLPLTVTVCLTAVLVGLYFPATLGNPLFVIFLATQAAAWVLCHAVPWDRLPFPTFLAIPLLDIVSIGLGREGGQDSPIGISLLTVFPVIWLCASGLYLRSALVVSFLGPLAMIWTPQFIHGTYTPQDLLRGLLLPIMMLGIGVSIGVMTQSMVAQQKRLEERDAALLRALADSQEKERLLNTVLETVHLGVVAIDADGREIMANRKQRENQVLEASGDTDRHGEPELLVFDADRVTPTEADLTPMRRAALRQEFTDYLVWVGTGREQRAFTTSARSMKDCDGSYLGSVVVFGDVTALVDALAAKDDFVSNVSHEFRTPLTSITGYVDLVLEEAENLPTWAAQQLEIVQRNADRLLSLVSDLLAVRSGHMIVQPHAVDVSELVRSSVASAEPKANDGGVRLHVDAPERLEAHVDANRISQVLDNLISNAIKYSPDGGDVRVTLLQEENAVVCHVKDTGMGMDKRDQADAFTRYFRAGNVRNTAIRGVGLGLSICKAIVDAHGGTIGLESTPGEGTTFTFRVPA, from the coding sequence ATGAAACGTCCGTTCGAATGGGATGCCAAAAGCGGCCGGGTGATGTTCTTTCAACACGCCTTCCACGAGTACTCGCTCAAGGACCGCGTCGCACTCAGCCAATTGCCGCTGACAGTGACAGTGTGCCTCACTGCGGTCCTGGTTGGCCTTTACTTCCCCGCAACCCTCGGCAATCCCCTCTTTGTCATCTTCCTGGCTACCCAAGCGGCAGCGTGGGTGCTCTGCCACGCAGTTCCGTGGGACAGACTCCCCTTCCCGACATTCCTGGCCATCCCGCTCCTGGACATCGTGTCCATCGGGCTGGGCCGTGAAGGAGGACAAGACAGCCCCATCGGAATCAGCCTCCTGACCGTCTTTCCCGTCATTTGGCTCTGCGCCTCGGGGCTGTATCTACGCTCTGCCCTGGTTGTTTCCTTCCTGGGGCCGCTCGCCATGATTTGGACACCGCAATTCATCCATGGAACGTACACGCCTCAGGATCTGCTGCGCGGACTGCTGCTACCCATCATGATGCTCGGCATCGGCGTTTCCATTGGCGTGATGACCCAAAGCATGGTCGCCCAGCAGAAGCGTCTTGAGGAAAGGGACGCCGCGCTGCTCCGCGCCTTGGCGGACAGCCAGGAGAAGGAACGACTGCTCAACACCGTTCTTGAAACCGTCCACCTTGGCGTCGTGGCTATTGACGCCGACGGCCGCGAAATAATGGCGAACCGCAAGCAGCGGGAGAACCAAGTGCTCGAGGCATCTGGAGACACCGATCGCCACGGCGAGCCAGAGCTCTTGGTCTTCGACGCCGACCGCGTGACCCCCACGGAGGCGGATCTCACGCCGATGCGTCGCGCCGCGCTGCGGCAGGAGTTCACTGATTACCTCGTCTGGGTCGGGACGGGCAGGGAACAGCGCGCTTTCACCACCAGCGCGCGGTCTATGAAGGACTGCGACGGCAGCTATCTGGGTTCAGTGGTCGTTTTCGGCGATGTTACGGCACTTGTGGACGCTCTCGCTGCGAAGGACGACTTCGTCTCGAACGTCTCCCATGAGTTCCGTACCCCGCTGACGTCTATCACAGGGTACGTGGACCTTGTGTTGGAGGAGGCTGAGAACCTCCCGACCTGGGCGGCGCAGCAACTTGAGATTGTGCAACGAAACGCGGACCGGCTCCTTTCCCTCGTTTCCGACCTCTTGGCAGTCCGTTCGGGCCACATGATCGTCCAGCCACACGCGGTGGATGTATCCGAACTGGTCAGGTCGAGTGTCGCCTCGGCCGAGCCGAAAGCGAACGACGGCGGGGTGCGGCTCCACGTCGACGCCCCCGAACGCCTCGAGGCGCACGTGGATGCCAACCGTATTTCCCAAGTGCTGGACAACCTCATCTCCAACGCCATCAAATACTCCCCCGATGGCGGCGACGTCCGCGTCACGCTGCTGCAGGAGGAAAACGCGGTGGTGTGCCACGTCAAAGACACCGGCATGGGTATGGACAAGCGGGACCAGGCCGATGCCTTCACCCGGTATTTCAGGGCCGGAAACGTCCGCAATACGGCCATTCGCGGGGTCGGTTTGGGGCTTTCCATCTGCAAGGCAATCGTCGATGCCCACGGCGGGACCATCGGCCTTGAGAGTACCCCCGGCGAAGGAACAACCTTCACCTTCCGCGTTCCGGCCTGA